In Larimichthys crocea isolate SSNF chromosome VI, L_crocea_2.0, whole genome shotgun sequence, one genomic interval encodes:
- the LOC104927935 gene encoding uncharacterized protein LOC104927935, with translation MHEQRICSPKHSRPQMFSSASLRFHVIVHHFFFLPSTTPSFKTAASPPLNYLHHCSAAGSRVIVADMRLGLATLVCFFSFVWLSDCAPPTCYSRALDLSKEVMALLDKIHTYHRTKVCAEVLPTIFIDVHNSCITTKLRDFLYVVLNHPNQYCRDRPRMVLLKRKIQNLYKIITTICYRDLVSFTHDCEAIDTGHVTPYYAEDRLQLLQEDR, from the exons ATGCATGAACAAAGGATTTGTTCTCCCAAACACAGCAGACCCCAAATGTTTTCCTCAGCCTCGCTGCGCTTCCACGTCATCgtccatcattttttttttcttccctcgaCCACTCCATCCTTTAAAACTGCTGCAAGTCCTCCACTTAACTATTTGCACCACTGTTCAGCGGCTGGAAGCAGAGTTATTGTAGCCGACATGAGGCTGGGTCTCGCCACTCTCGTGTGTTTCTTCAGCTTTGTGTGGCTGTCGGACTGCGCTCCTCCGACCTGCTACTCCAGAGCGCTCGACCTGAGCAAAGAAGTCATGGCTCTGCTGGATAAAATACACACGTACCATCGCACG AAAGTGTGCGCCGAGGTTCTTCCTACGATCTTCATTGATGTGCAT AACTCGTGCATCACAACCAAGCTCCGTGACTTTCTCTATGTGGTGCTGAACCATCCTAACCAGTACTGCAGAGACCGTCCCAGAATGGTGCTGCTGAAACGTAAAATCCAGAACTTGTACAAAATTATCACCACAATTTGTTATCGG GACCTGGTATCTTTCACACACGACTGTGAGGCTATTGATACTGGACACGTTACCCCTTACTATGCAGAGGACAGGCTTCAGCTACTGCAAGAGGACAGATGA